From the genome of Bifidobacterium asteroides, one region includes:
- a CDS encoding ABC transporter ATP-binding protein: MAEVVFDHVTRIYPGNDEPSVSDLSLDIKDGEFLVLVGPSGCGKSTTLRMLAGLEEVNKGRIMIGDKDVTTMQPKDRDIAMVFQNYALYPHMTVADNMGFALKIAGTPKDEIRQRVEKAAEVLDLTEYLDRKPKALSGGQRQRVAMGRAIVRQPKVFLMDEPLSNLDAKLRVQTRTQIAALQRQLNVTTLYVTHDQTEALTMGDRIAVIKLGVLQQVGAPTELYDRPENVFVAGFIGSPSMNINIHPVVNGQAKIGEDTISLPREAVDKLTPDDQSRIVVGFRPEDASLAGTDEPDAFSLKVANVEDLGSDGYIYGNILTDNSAAEQTIVMSDQNKLTTIRVNPRDLPKVGDVVKIHIDPEKMHLFSPASELRLN; the protein is encoded by the coding sequence ATGGCAGAAGTGGTATTCGACCACGTCACTCGTATCTACCCGGGCAACGATGAGCCCTCGGTCAGTGACCTCAGTCTGGACATCAAAGACGGTGAATTCCTTGTTCTGGTAGGGCCTTCCGGCTGCGGAAAGTCCACTACCCTGCGCATGCTGGCCGGCCTGGAGGAGGTCAACAAGGGCCGAATCATGATTGGCGACAAGGACGTGACGACCATGCAGCCCAAGGACCGCGACATCGCCATGGTCTTCCAGAATTACGCCCTTTACCCCCATATGACCGTTGCCGACAACATGGGCTTCGCCCTGAAGATCGCCGGCACCCCCAAGGATGAGATTCGCCAGCGGGTGGAGAAGGCCGCCGAGGTGCTGGATCTGACCGAGTACCTGGACCGCAAGCCCAAGGCTCTGTCCGGCGGCCAGCGTCAGCGTGTGGCCATGGGTCGCGCTATTGTGCGTCAGCCCAAGGTCTTCCTGATGGATGAGCCTCTGTCCAACTTGGATGCCAAGTTGCGTGTTCAGACCCGTACTCAGATTGCTGCTCTGCAGCGTCAGCTCAACGTCACCACCCTGTATGTGACCCACGATCAGACCGAGGCTCTGACCATGGGCGACAGGATCGCCGTCATCAAGCTGGGCGTCCTGCAGCAGGTGGGGGCGCCCACTGAGCTCTATGACCGGCCGGAGAATGTCTTCGTGGCCGGCTTCATCGGCTCGCCCTCTATGAACATCAACATCCATCCGGTGGTCAACGGCCAGGCCAAGATAGGCGAGGATACCATCAGCCTGCCGCGCGAGGCCGTTGACAAGCTGACCCCCGACGATCAGAGCAGGATCGTGGTGGGCTTCCGTCCCGAGGATGCCTCTCTGGCCGGCACTGACGAGCCGGATGCCTTCTCGCTGAAGGTGGCCAATGTGGAAGACCTAGGCTCCGACGGCTACATTTACGGCAATATTCTGACCGACAACAGCGCAGCTGAGCAGACCATCGTCATGTCCGATCAGAACAAGCTGACCACCATCCGTGTCAACCCGCGTGATCTGCCCAAGGTTGGCGATGTGGTCAAGATCCACATCGATCCAGAAAAGATGCACTTGTTCTCCCCGGCCAGCGAGCTGCGGCTGAACTGA
- a CDS encoding serine/threonine-protein kinase, whose protein sequence is MGSMSDLEGLDLGPGRLVGGYTLIEPLGGGAMGSVWRARDGGGQDYAMKILRESLEEDQISSDSLDERDRASARERLRREALALQRIRHPGVCRIVDMELDDALAFIVTELIEGRNLHDDVAVNGPYRGDDLERLAHKLTDAVAAVHRAGIVHRDIKPTNVMISVSGPVLVDFGIAMGQGQSHVTRTGLVMGTPGFIAPEIIDGAEADQETDWWSTAAVLAYAATGRAVFGDKPMMAVLEREASGNADLSGLPMGTMRALRSALSPDRGARCTPQELLEAISRDAMDPQAWQGEQDDHDAGGQQTGKGSQETMRPFGGGSSEAEGQADSPTMVVEPATMPMPPIARADPDSPRSAWSQPPADSEADEQTTLLPDSEQPTSLLDPLPAAEEQQEQTQTWQDRQPLADRQDLQATAVQDSLPPAQPLPSGYRNEANTHWLGDQPPAQMRRLRYLKAGTPCLVLLGILPALLTALAPVSALATAGILLWALSTTGWSIKAQLERELRRNGPRRGTDRLLSAAALPWHLLKGLAAALLRLPGMILVQVLVALPLTWAGALTTVRAGLTLGEHLLTFPLPAARPLSAGGLAMALATLAGWLLATLPTQDRSTPKANSGNMVLRLAAGRIPLGRQDPEAPSSPCRRWILLLIWLLITAVLLAGLIAQPSMDWAPIHLLRA, encoded by the coding sequence ATGGGAAGCATGAGTGATCTTGAGGGACTGGATCTGGGGCCGGGACGGCTAGTCGGGGGCTACACCCTGATTGAGCCCCTGGGCGGCGGCGCCATGGGGTCCGTCTGGCGCGCCCGGGATGGCGGTGGCCAGGACTACGCCATGAAGATCCTACGGGAATCCCTGGAGGAGGACCAGATCTCGTCAGACAGCCTCGACGAACGTGACCGCGCCTCGGCACGCGAGCGCCTGCGACGCGAGGCCCTGGCCCTGCAACGAATCCGTCATCCAGGCGTCTGCCGAATCGTGGATATGGAACTTGATGATGCTCTGGCTTTCATCGTGACCGAGCTGATCGAGGGGCGCAACCTGCACGACGACGTGGCTGTCAACGGTCCCTATCGGGGCGACGACCTGGAGCGGCTGGCACACAAGCTGACCGATGCCGTCGCAGCCGTCCACCGGGCGGGCATCGTCCACCGGGACATCAAACCCACCAATGTCATGATCTCGGTCTCGGGGCCGGTGCTGGTGGACTTCGGCATCGCCATGGGCCAGGGGCAGAGCCACGTGACCCGGACCGGGCTGGTCATGGGGACCCCTGGCTTCATCGCCCCGGAGATCATCGATGGAGCCGAGGCCGACCAGGAAACCGACTGGTGGAGCACGGCAGCCGTTCTGGCCTATGCAGCCACCGGGCGGGCGGTCTTCGGCGACAAACCCATGATGGCGGTCCTGGAGCGGGAGGCCTCAGGCAATGCTGACCTGTCCGGGCTACCCATGGGTACCATGAGAGCCCTGCGCTCGGCCCTCTCCCCCGATCGAGGCGCGCGTTGCACACCTCAGGAGCTCCTGGAGGCCATCAGTCGGGATGCCATGGATCCGCAGGCCTGGCAGGGTGAGCAAGACGACCATGATGCGGGAGGGCAGCAGACCGGCAAGGGCAGCCAGGAGACGATGCGCCCTTTTGGCGGCGGCTCTTCGGAAGCTGAGGGGCAGGCCGACTCCCCCACCATGGTCGTTGAGCCGGCCACCATGCCCATGCCGCCGATCGCGCGGGCCGATCCAGACAGTCCGCGGTCGGCCTGGTCACAACCCCCCGCAGACAGCGAAGCAGATGAACAGACGACCCTCCTGCCCGACTCGGAGCAGCCCACCAGCCTCTTGGATCCCCTTCCTGCAGCCGAGGAGCAGCAAGAGCAGACACAGACCTGGCAGGATCGGCAACCCTTAGCCGATCGCCAAGATCTTCAAGCCACCGCCGTTCAGGATTCGCTACCGCCGGCACAGCCCCTGCCCAGCGGATACCGCAACGAGGCGAACACCCACTGGCTGGGAGACCAGCCTCCCGCCCAGATGCGACGTCTGCGCTACCTGAAAGCAGGAACTCCCTGCCTGGTCTTGCTGGGAATCCTTCCCGCCCTGCTGACAGCACTGGCCCCGGTCTCGGCTCTGGCGACCGCCGGAATCCTCCTCTGGGCCCTGAGCACTACCGGATGGAGCATAAAAGCCCAGCTCGAACGCGAGCTGCGCCGTAACGGACCTCGGCGGGGCACCGATCGTCTGCTAAGCGCAGCCGCCCTTCCCTGGCACCTGCTCAAGGGCCTGGCAGCCGCCCTGCTCCGCCTGCCGGGCATGATCCTTGTCCAAGTCCTGGTCGCCCTGCCGCTGACCTGGGCGGGCGCCCTCACAACCGTTCGCGCAGGCCTGACCCTAGGCGAGCATCTGCTGACCTTCCCCCTGCCAGCGGCCAGGCCCCTGTCTGCCGGCGGACTGGCCATGGCCCTGGCAACGCTGGCCGGATGGCTGTTGGCGACCCTGCCCACACAGGACCGTTCAACCCCCAAAGCGAACAGCGGCAACATGGTCCTGCGTCTGGCAGCGGGCCGTATTCCCCTTGGTCGTCAGGATCCCGAGGCGCCGAGCAGCCCCTGCCGCAGGTGGATTCTGCTCCTGATCTGGCTGCTGATTACTGCCGTCCTCCTGGCCGGGCTGATTGCCCAGCCCTCCATGGACTGGGCCCCCATCCACCTCCTGCGCGCCTAA
- a CDS encoding LytR C-terminal domain-containing protein, producing the protein MTNPEPLDEREARRQFVRRRQKMVFTIVVSALVAILIICGLIIFGSIGHTAKHATIAKPNYGVAVPCPPDNAKLVNHPDIRVRVLNGTNKSGLATALASALRNRGFNMQDVADYPGKTETARTQIRFGASAIDRGYTVGTQFNDAVLIMDDRNDDLIDVVIGATFTDLDDEDSNSVVGRKIEAIKGCQADPSSMKNLPKAPKA; encoded by the coding sequence ATGACGAATCCCGAACCACTCGACGAACGCGAGGCCCGCAGGCAGTTCGTGCGACGGCGGCAGAAGATGGTCTTCACCATAGTCGTCAGCGCCTTGGTTGCCATCCTGATTATCTGCGGACTGATCATCTTCGGGTCCATCGGGCATACCGCCAAACATGCCACCATCGCCAAGCCCAACTACGGGGTCGCTGTGCCCTGCCCGCCTGACAATGCCAAGCTGGTCAACCACCCTGACATCCGCGTGCGGGTGCTCAACGGAACCAACAAGTCCGGTCTGGCCACTGCCCTGGCCTCGGCCCTGCGCAATCGGGGATTCAACATGCAGGATGTGGCGGACTACCCTGGCAAGACCGAGACCGCCCGCACCCAGATACGCTTCGGAGCCTCGGCCATTGACCGCGGCTACACAGTGGGAACCCAATTCAACGATGCGGTTCTGATCATGGACGACCGCAACGACGATCTGATCGACGTGGTCATCGGGGCCACCTTTACCGATCTGGACGACGAGGACAGCAACTCTGTCGTAGGCCGCAAGATCGAAGCCATCAAGGGCTGCCAGGCCGACCCCTCCTCCATGAAGAACCTGCCCAAGGCTCCCAAGGCCTGA
- a CDS encoding thioredoxin domain-containing protein produces MSKGKQNRKAALKAQEEARRLQEAKERRQQTMIGVIVTVVLIALIALGGFLYWRSHRPVKTQDLEQARQAVARVKEKPSAANDQGGFLISSKGLDKPVAKAPTVEIYMDFMCPGCGALHRGLDSTLTSLVDAGQINLVIYPMSFMDRLSTDNYSSRTGTATIYVAQHDPDHLLPFIANLYAKDFQPDESDYHPISNHKIRQQAIKAGVDPKIADQAVKGHYRAWIKAMDTYTPLRKELWNPSGSNKGQMTTPTVRINGNYWELGNLSQAGLDYRSGLLKTLGLDQSKVGVKGAMPAIGASGQPRSLN; encoded by the coding sequence ATGTCCAAGGGCAAGCAGAACCGCAAGGCCGCGCTCAAGGCCCAGGAAGAGGCCCGGCGGCTCCAGGAGGCCAAGGAGCGCCGCCAGCAGACCATGATCGGCGTCATCGTCACCGTGGTGCTCATCGCACTGATCGCTCTGGGCGGATTCCTATACTGGCGCAGCCATCGCCCGGTCAAGACCCAGGACCTGGAGCAGGCCCGTCAGGCCGTCGCACGAGTCAAGGAAAAGCCCTCGGCCGCCAATGACCAAGGCGGCTTCCTGATCAGTTCCAAGGGGCTGGACAAGCCGGTGGCCAAGGCTCCGACCGTGGAGATCTACATGGACTTCATGTGCCCAGGCTGCGGCGCCCTGCATCGCGGGCTGGACTCCACCCTGACCAGTCTTGTGGACGCTGGGCAGATCAACCTGGTCATCTACCCCATGAGTTTCATGGACCGGCTCTCCACCGACAACTACTCGAGCAGGACGGGCACGGCCACCATCTACGTGGCCCAGCACGACCCCGACCACCTGCTGCCTTTCATCGCCAATCTCTACGCCAAGGACTTCCAACCGGATGAGTCCGACTATCACCCCATCAGCAACCACAAGATCCGCCAGCAGGCCATCAAGGCCGGGGTTGATCCCAAGATCGCCGACCAGGCGGTCAAGGGCCACTACCGGGCCTGGATCAAGGCCATGGACACCTACACCCCCCTGCGCAAGGAGCTTTGGAATCCCAGCGGGTCCAACAAGGGGCAGATGACCACGCCCACGGTTCGCATCAACGGCAATTACTGGGAACTGGGCAACCTGTCCCAGGCGGGCTTGGACTATCGTTCGGGCCTGCTCAAGACTCTGGGCCTGGACCAGTCCAAGGTGGGCGTCAAGGGTGCCATGCCGGCCATCGGCGCCTCCGGCCAACCGCGCTCGCTGAACTGA
- the rsmA gene encoding 16S rRNA (adenine(1518)-N(6)/adenine(1519)-N(6))-dimethyltransferase RsmA: MSTGTESNRLLGAADIRRVADQIDIHPTKRLGQNFVIDPGTVHRIVRLARVESGQTVLEVGPGLGSLTLGLLEAGCLVTADEIDPVLAQQLPQTVRERMPESLDRLTVINRDALTLTPQLAGDAGTAADLAMVANLPYNVATPIILTLLARFANLSRFLVMVQKEVADRLTAAPGSKVYGAPSLKLAWYGHAAQAGRVGRHVFWPAPNVDSALVSFTRDKYGRGRGDEETRTGVFSLIDAAFGQRRKTLHAALKGLVSAEAFQAAGIDPARRGETMTIEEFVALEQARREVTA, translated from the coding sequence ATGAGCACTGGAACCGAGAGCAATCGCCTTCTGGGCGCCGCCGACATCCGGCGCGTCGCCGACCAGATCGACATCCACCCCACCAAACGATTGGGGCAGAACTTCGTCATCGATCCAGGAACGGTCCACAGGATCGTGCGTTTGGCCAGGGTGGAATCCGGCCAGACCGTTCTGGAGGTGGGTCCTGGTCTGGGATCTCTGACTCTTGGACTGCTGGAGGCGGGCTGCCTGGTGACCGCCGACGAGATCGATCCCGTCCTGGCCCAGCAACTGCCGCAAACCGTCCGCGAGCGCATGCCGGAGAGTCTGGACCGGCTGACCGTGATCAACCGGGATGCCCTGACCTTGACCCCTCAGCTGGCAGGCGACGCGGGCACGGCCGCCGACCTGGCCATGGTGGCCAACCTGCCCTACAACGTAGCCACTCCGATCATCCTGACCCTCCTGGCCCGGTTCGCCAATCTGAGCCGATTCCTGGTCATGGTCCAGAAGGAGGTGGCGGACCGGCTGACGGCTGCCCCGGGCTCCAAGGTCTACGGCGCTCCCAGCCTGAAGCTGGCCTGGTACGGGCACGCCGCCCAGGCTGGCAGGGTCGGGCGCCATGTCTTCTGGCCGGCCCCCAACGTGGACTCGGCCCTGGTCTCTTTCACGCGGGATAAGTATGGACGCGGGCGCGGGGACGAGGAGACGAGGACTGGGGTCTTCTCTCTGATCGATGCCGCTTTCGGACAGCGCCGCAAGACCCTGCACGCCGCTCTGAAGGGCCTGGTGAGCGCCGAAGCCTTCCAGGCTGCGGGCATTGACCCTGCACGCCGGGGGGAAACCATGACCATTGAGGAGTTCGTCGCCCTGGAGCAGGCCCGCCGCGAGGTGACCGCGTGA
- a CDS encoding carboxymuconolactone decarboxylase family protein has protein sequence MEASRFEKGSKALAAIDGKGGQAVIDSLQDIAPDLGRWIVEFAFGDIYTRKGLDLQQRELVTIGSLVTQGDTAPQLAVHIRGALNVGLSKEAVVEAILQCAPYVGFPRVINAINVARTVFERSSEVSDKTKD, from the coding sequence ATGGAAGCTTCGCGCTTTGAAAAGGGATCTAAAGCTTTGGCTGCCATTGACGGCAAGGGAGGCCAAGCTGTCATCGACTCTCTTCAGGATATAGCGCCGGACCTGGGTCGCTGGATTGTCGAGTTCGCCTTTGGCGACATATACACCAGGAAAGGGCTCGATCTTCAGCAGCGTGAGCTGGTCACGATAGGCAGTCTGGTAACGCAGGGTGACACGGCTCCGCAGCTGGCTGTTCACATACGGGGAGCTCTGAATGTCGGGCTGAGCAAGGAGGCTGTGGTCGAAGCCATACTCCAATGCGCTCCCTACGTGGGATTCCCGCGTGTCATCAACGCGATCAACGTGGCCAGGACGGTCTTCGAGCGCAGCTCCGAAGTTTCCGACAAGACCAAGGATTGA
- a CDS encoding 4-(cytidine 5'-diphospho)-2-C-methyl-D-erythritol kinase, with product MNPAAGRDGVALCCPAKINLRLRVGPTRTDLGGRHRLDTIYSAVGIWDRVELRRREPGSGFRLSLEGEHLGDLNRRDADPGANLAVIALLAMAQATGHQPDVAIHIVKRIPVGAGLAGGSADAAGTMLGLNRLWNLGMAAADMDRIAAGLGADLPFCLHGGLSRGTGFGQILEPMDPDDPQGQRLSRAGLTGHLLIGAYEDQLSTAQVYQAFDLIGPGPHDLNDLQETACTLHPRSRQALDLARQTGIGPAFVSGSGPSVVVMAHRPEQAITLTRLWREQNAVDRIIEADSPVLPRIIPLRVTHGQ from the coding sequence GTGAACCCGGCAGCCGGAAGGGACGGCGTCGCTCTTTGCTGTCCCGCCAAGATCAATCTGAGACTCCGTGTCGGCCCGACACGAACCGACCTTGGAGGGCGACACCGCCTGGACACCATTTACAGCGCCGTGGGAATCTGGGACCGTGTGGAACTGCGCCGGAGAGAACCCGGCAGCGGCTTCCGCCTGAGCTTGGAGGGCGAACACCTGGGCGACCTGAACCGCCGGGATGCCGATCCAGGCGCCAACCTGGCCGTCATTGCTCTCCTGGCCATGGCCCAGGCCACCGGGCACCAGCCCGATGTGGCCATCCACATCGTCAAACGGATTCCGGTGGGCGCCGGCCTGGCCGGCGGATCCGCGGATGCCGCTGGAACTATGCTGGGCCTGAACCGGCTCTGGAACCTAGGGATGGCTGCCGCCGACATGGATCGCATCGCCGCCGGGCTGGGCGCAGACCTGCCCTTCTGCCTGCATGGAGGGCTTAGCAGAGGTACAGGTTTCGGCCAGATTCTGGAACCCATGGATCCGGATGACCCGCAGGGCCAGCGGTTGTCCCGGGCTGGACTGACCGGGCATCTTCTGATCGGGGCTTACGAGGACCAGCTGAGCACAGCACAGGTCTACCAGGCCTTCGACCTGATCGGACCTGGTCCCCACGACCTGAACGACCTGCAGGAGACTGCCTGCACCCTGCATCCTCGCTCGCGCCAGGCCCTGGACCTCGCGCGGCAGACAGGCATCGGACCGGCCTTCGTCTCTGGATCCGGCCCTTCGGTGGTGGTCATGGCCCATCGCCCCGAGCAGGCAATCACACTGACAAGGCTCTGGCGGGAGCAAAATGCCGTAGACAGAATCATCGAGGCTGACTCACCGGTTCTGCCCAGGATAATCCCCCTGCGAGTCACCCATGGACAGTAG
- a CDS encoding InlB B-repeat-containing protein, whose translation MPDGGQASRPSPDPSRGGYLFDGWFQGNIAYDFTQPVTGSITLTARWTKADTQHWAISPTQGPAAGGAKFTLTPPAQRGIKFSQASLGYMHSAAIGSDGSLYTWGSNYYGQLGREPSNAWPASRPGPVGFPGKPQATSICFDQTRQQGTCLAAGKNLTPNPDGTWNATTPAYTPGPVPAAIDWTQDGRQQQTDTSNTYRYLSIASLPLTGGNGMLLLLATGLLAAGAATAAKNRRQQTQTNTSHE comes from the coding sequence ATCCCCGACGGGGGCCAGGCCAGCCGGCCCAGCCCCGACCCGTCCAGGGGCGGATACCTGTTCGACGGCTGGTTCCAAGGCAACATCGCCTACGACTTCACCCAGCCCGTCACCGGCAGCATCACCCTCACCGCCCGATGGACCAAGGCAGACACCCAGCATTGGGCCATCAGCCCCACCCAAGGGCCCGCAGCCGGAGGCGCCAAGTTCACCCTCACCCCGCCCGCACAGCGCGGCATCAAATTCAGCCAGGCCAGCCTAGGCTACATGCATTCCGCGGCCATCGGATCCGACGGCAGCCTCTACACCTGGGGAAGCAACTACTACGGCCAGCTGGGACGCGAACCCTCCAACGCCTGGCCGGCCAGCCGGCCAGGACCAGTCGGCTTCCCCGGAAAACCACAAGCCACCAGCATCTGCTTCGACCAAACCCGGCAACAAGGCACCTGCCTTGCCGCCGGCAAAAACCTGACGCCCAACCCCGACGGCACCTGGAACGCCACCACGCCCGCCTACACGCCAGGCCCCGTCCCCGCAGCCATCGACTGGACCCAGGACGGCAGACAGCAGCAAACCGACACAAGCAACACCTACCGGTACCTGTCCATCGCCAGCCTGCCCCTGACCGGAGGAAACGGCATGCTCCTCCTGCTCGCCACAGGACTGCTCGCCGCAGGAGCCGCCACAGCCGCCAAAAACCGACGACAACAAACCCAAACAAACACTTCACACGAGTAA
- a CDS encoding G5 domain-containing protein translates to MARRWTPRHFVVLRRIRVASCALLVVLATVLTFGVAARKSVALSVNGQTKMVTTYAYSVDGLLREQGIKVKTHDLVDSTSGGQLRNHAAVTVRSAYQTTIVIQGQRVPFWTTATSMDQLLGFFEENRKQAMKVTVDVGNVYNQLTGGLVINQAGPVTVMADGKTSVAPDGKLPAASILDSKGIVLGKEDRVSVEHDQGTTVLRVQRVTHGNTQRTIPIPFATRTVVDPSLAPGQTQVRQAGVAGQRLQTIQVTYVDGQAESEQVVKEETVAIPLDQVVAVGPDKPRVEQDSGQQSKDTGKDSQQARKTPSPNPSPSQDSQSAAPPAPTPTQTKPPQTTQPEHPSTPAPTKPENKPAPSPSPAPAPSPSRDGLWHASAELAQAYASGAAAQRGWTGSQFTDLVKLWNKESGWSWKAQNPSSPAYGIPQANPGSRMARFGANWRDDAAVQIDWGLYYIAQRYGSPSAAMHYWNQHTSY, encoded by the coding sequence ATGGCCAGACGCTGGACACCGCGGCATTTCGTCGTGCTCAGAAGAATCCGCGTGGCCTCCTGCGCCCTTCTGGTCGTTCTGGCCACGGTCCTGACCTTCGGCGTTGCCGCGCGCAAGAGCGTGGCGTTGAGCGTCAACGGGCAGACCAAAATGGTGACCACCTACGCCTACAGCGTGGATGGTCTGCTGCGCGAGCAGGGGATCAAGGTCAAGACCCACGACCTGGTCGATTCCACATCCGGCGGCCAGCTGCGCAACCATGCGGCCGTCACTGTGCGCTCCGCCTATCAGACCACTATCGTCATCCAGGGCCAACGGGTGCCCTTCTGGACTACAGCCACCAGCATGGACCAGTTGCTGGGGTTCTTTGAGGAGAACCGCAAACAGGCCATGAAGGTCACCGTGGATGTGGGCAACGTCTATAACCAGCTGACCGGCGGCCTGGTTATCAACCAGGCGGGGCCTGTCACAGTCATGGCCGACGGGAAGACCTCGGTGGCCCCTGACGGCAAGCTCCCAGCCGCCTCCATCCTGGATTCCAAGGGCATCGTGCTGGGCAAGGAGGACCGGGTCAGCGTAGAGCATGACCAGGGCACCACCGTGCTACGGGTCCAACGGGTCACCCACGGAAACACTCAAAGAACAATCCCCATACCCTTCGCTACCAGGACCGTGGTCGATCCGAGCCTGGCGCCCGGTCAGACCCAGGTGCGGCAGGCGGGCGTAGCCGGCCAACGCCTGCAGACCATCCAGGTCACCTACGTGGACGGCCAGGCCGAATCAGAGCAGGTGGTCAAGGAGGAGACCGTAGCCATTCCACTGGATCAGGTGGTGGCCGTCGGTCCCGACAAGCCAAGGGTGGAACAGGACAGCGGGCAGCAGTCCAAGGACACAGGCAAGGATTCCCAACAGGCTCGGAAGACCCCCTCTCCGAACCCTTCACCCAGCCAGGATTCGCAGTCAGCAGCGCCACCGGCCCCTACGCCAACACAGACCAAGCCGCCGCAGACCACGCAGCCAGAACATCCAAGCACACCAGCTCCAACTAAGCCCGAGAACAAACCAGCCCCGTCGCCGTCGCCAGCACCAGCGCCAAGCCCATCTCGCGACGGTCTGTGGCATGCCAGCGCAGAACTGGCCCAGGCCTATGCCTCGGGCGCAGCCGCCCAGCGCGGATGGACAGGCTCCCAGTTCACTGATCTGGTGAAACTGTGGAACAAGGAGTCAGGATGGAGTTGGAAAGCCCAGAATCCCTCATCACCCGCCTACGGCATTCCCCAGGCCAACCCCGGCTCCAGGATGGCACGATTTGGAGCCAACTGGCGTGACGATGCCGCTGTCCAGATCGATTGGGGCCTCTACTACATCGCACAACGGTACGGGAGTCCCAGTGCGGCCATGCACTATTGGAACCAGCATACCTCGTATTAA
- the rlmB gene encoding 23S rRNA (guanosine(2251)-2'-O)-methyltransferase RlmB, with product MANKKGPTKGSGGKHRNKLRGRGPTPKAEDRVYHKAYKARQAAQRRQAADPRLAARRRADRFTSDSDDLVIGRNAVLEALRVGVPASQLYLAARMDHDDRTREIVRLAGQEGLNLLEADRLEMNRIARSSNHQGVVLKVQPYQYASLQSLVDRAEKHAAALDGADQETKVAARPLFIALDGVTDPQNLGAVIRSAAAFGASGVVLPERRSASVTAAAWKVSAGAAAHLPVARVVNLTKAIQGLKERGYYAVGLDGAGSAIVGETGFETDPLVVVLGSEGKGLSRLVRENCDALASIPISSSVESLNASVAAGISLYAVAMARRRSAHQAK from the coding sequence ATGGCTAACAAGAAAGGCCCGACCAAGGGTTCGGGCGGCAAGCACCGCAACAAACTGCGCGGCCGAGGGCCTACCCCCAAGGCTGAGGATCGCGTCTACCACAAGGCCTACAAGGCCCGGCAGGCGGCTCAGCGCAGACAAGCGGCCGATCCACGTCTGGCTGCCCGCCGCCGGGCCGACCGATTCACCTCTGATTCCGACGATCTGGTCATCGGCCGCAACGCAGTCTTGGAAGCCCTGCGTGTAGGCGTCCCGGCCAGCCAGCTCTATCTGGCCGCCCGGATGGACCATGACGACAGGACCAGAGAGATCGTGCGGCTGGCCGGGCAGGAGGGACTCAACCTGCTGGAAGCCGACCGCCTGGAGATGAACCGCATCGCCCGGTCCAGCAACCACCAAGGTGTGGTCCTCAAGGTGCAGCCTTACCAGTACGCCTCCCTGCAGAGCCTGGTCGACAGGGCCGAAAAGCACGCAGCCGCCCTAGACGGGGCCGACCAGGAGACCAAGGTTGCCGCCCGCCCGCTGTTCATCGCCCTGGATGGAGTAACCGATCCGCAGAATCTGGGGGCCGTGATCCGTTCAGCCGCAGCCTTCGGAGCCTCGGGAGTGGTTCTGCCCGAGCGCCGCAGCGCCTCGGTCACAGCTGCGGCCTGGAAGGTGTCTGCCGGAGCCGCCGCCCACCTGCCCGTGGCCCGTGTGGTCAATCTGACCAAGGCCATTCAAGGGCTCAAGGAACGCGGCTACTATGCGGTTGGCCTGGACGGCGCAGGCAGCGCCATAGTAGGCGAGACTGGCTTCGAGACTGATCCTCTTGTGGTGGTCCTAGGATCCGAGGGCAAGGGGCTGAGCCGCCTGGTCCGGGAGAACTGTGATGCCTTGGCCTCCATCCCCATCTCCAGCTCGGTGGAATCCCTGAACGCCTCAGTTGCAGCTGGCATCAGCCTTTACGCCGTAGCCATGGCACGCCGACGGTCCGCACACCAAGCCAAATAG